Sequence from the Bacillus thuringiensis genome:
TACAAAATGTAAGATGGAGGGTATAGGGTATATTTCCATTTTTTTTTACTATTAAGTTATGTAGGATGAGATATAATAAGAGGGCACAACAAGTTTTACTCTTCTTCAAAACAGGCAGTGAAGCTCCTTCTTATAAGGGGCTTTCTTTATGAAAAGTGTTGATAATGATTCTCTTTAATGATAAAATGTATTTAAAAGTGATAATCATTATCAAAAAAAGGTTGGTGCATGAGTATGGTATATGCATTAGTAGCAGGTACAGTTGCTGTATATGCAGTTATTGCAAAGTATGTTTTAAATGGAGTAGGAACAGCAAAATGAGTGATATGACATAAAATCCCTTTCATTTGTAAAAAGAATGAAAGGGATTTTTTATTTTTAATGAGAATATGCTGAAAATTTAGTATGATAGTAAAGTGAAACTGTAATCAATGAGGGGATGTATGTCCCGTTGATTATGAGCTCGCAAATAGCGGGGAAAAGTATATACATCTTGGATAAAGGGGAACAAGGGGATGACAAACATAGTACAGACAAACGGTATGAAAAAACTTGTTTGTTTTTATGAAGAGTGGCAAAAACACGGCGATGCAGAGAATAGTTTAAAGTTGTTTGAGGTGATTCAAAAATATAAGCAAGAGCAGCTTATGATTGCGTTCTGCGGTCACTTCTCTGCAGGGAAATCAACGATGATGAATCATCTATATAAAGCGCAGTTGTTACCAACAAGTCCAATTCCGACAAGCGCTAACGTTGTCAAAATTGAAAAAGGGATGGATCGTGTTGTTGTAACGGTTAAATCTGGAGAACAGTACGAGTATGACGGTGCATATTCAGCTGAAGAATTAAAACAAATTTGTAAAGACGGTGATGAGGTAATTGGTGTTCATATTTATCGGAATGATGCGCCAATTCCTGAAGGTGTTATGTTAGTTGATACACCAGGGATTGATTCAACAGATGATGCCCACCAACTAGCGACAGAATCAACGCTGCATTTAGCAGACGTAATTTTTTATATGATGGATTATAATCACGTCCAATCGGAAGTGAATTTACAATTTGTTAAAGAATTGAAACAACGTAATAAAACGGTTTATCTCGTTGTAAATCAAATAGATAAACATAAAGAAAATGAATTATCGTTTGAGGATTATAAAGATAGTGTAAAACAATCGTTCTCTAACTGGGATATTGAAGTAGATGGAGTGTATTATACTTCATTACGAATGATGAACCATACACATAATGAAATTGGAAGTTTAGAAACATTAATTACTTCTATTATGAAAGAAAAAGAGCAGTATGTAAGAGATGGAATGGAGCGAGAAACAGAATATTTGATGGGGGAACATTTCTCGTTTATTCTTTCTGAAAATGAAAAAGCTCTTTTGAAATATGAGGAAGAGTTAGCATCACCGCTTTCCATTTTAGAGATAGTGGAAAAGAAAGAAAAACTAACGGAAACTCAACGTCGCGAGGCTGGTAAAGAATCTCATGTGAGGAACGAATTTATAAAAGGCTTACAAGCTATATTAGATAACGCGTATTTAATGCCATTTGAAATGAGAGAATTAGCAAATGCGTACTTAGAAACGAAATTAACTAAGTTTAAGGTCGGTTTGCTATTTGCGAAAGGAAAGACGGAGCAAGAAAAACAGAGACGTTTAGATGCTTTTTATTCTGCCTTACAAAAGACTGTTGAAACGCAACTTGATTTCCATGTGAAAGAATTTATTGTTACCTTCTTAAAAGAAGAAGGATTGTTTACAGAGGAAATTGGGAAAGACATATATGCTTTAGAAATTGCTTTTGGACCAGAAATGTTGGCTGAAGTCATTAAACAAGGTGCAGGTTTCACAGGTGATTACTTACTTCTTTATACAGCGGATGTAGCGAATGAACTGAAGAAACGTTATTTTACAAAAGCACAGCAAATTTTTGATAAAAGTGCAGTTGTTTTAAAGCAAAAGGTGAAGGAAGCAGTTGCTCGTATGGAAGAAGAGATAGAAAAATATACGATGTTGCAAACGGCAAAAGAAACGAAATTGCAATACAGTAACAATTTGGAGACATATGAAAGTTATTTGCAAAATGTTTGGCACGAGCGTATTGCTACACCAGAAGGATTGCAAATAGAGGAGATATTGCAAAGCAAAACACAAATTGTTAGTGAGAAATTCACACTACAAGAACAGGAAAGCGTAAACAGTAACGTAATGGCTCGTGAGGAAGAGATAAAAGGAACGGCAGCTTTAAATATTCAGCGTATATTAGAGAAAGTGAAGAAAGCTGAAACGATATTAGAGCCATTGCCAGCGCTGAAACACGTACAGCAAGAGGTAATAGAAAAAAGGCGTCGTGTGGAAACGAAACAATTTACAGTAGCGTTATTCGGAGCTTTTAGTGCTGGGAAATCATCATTTGCCAATGCATTGCTTGGTGAGAAGGTACTTCCTGTGTCACCAAATCCGACGACGGCAACGATCAATCAAATTTTGCCAGTTACAGAGGAAAAACCACACGGAACAGTAATCGTCCAATTTAAATCAAAGCAAGCTCTATTAGAAGATATGAAAGCTGTTTATAAGCTGTTTCATTATGAGATTACTACGTTAGATGAAGCGTTAGCACAAATTGATAAAGTTATGAAATATCCTTCACCAACTGGGAAGCAAAAAACAACATTTAGCTTTTTACGAGCGGTACAAAAAGGGTATGATACGGTTTCTGCTCATTTAGGGGAGCAAGTACAAGTTACATTAGAAGAGTTTTCTGATTATGTAGCGAATGAAGAAAAATCATGTTTTGTTGAGTACATGGAGCTGTATTATGATTGTGCTTTAACAAGGCAAGGAGTAGCGCTTGTAGACACACCTGGAGCGGATTCTATTAACGCCCGCCATACAGACGTTGCATTCCAGTATATTAAAAACGCAGATGCTATTTTATTTGTAACGTATTATAATCATGTGTTCTCTCGTGCTGACCGTGAATTCTTAATCCAGCTTGGTCGTGTAAAGGATACGTTTGCTCTTGATAAAATGTTCTTCTTAATTAATGCGGCCGATTTAGCAGAGTCAGAAGAAGAACTTGAAATGGTAAAAGGGTATATCGCAGACCAGCTACTGCAATACGGTATTAGAAATCCACGTTTATTCGCAATTTCAAGTTTATGTGCGCTTGAAGAGAAACAAGGAAAGAATATTGAAAAAGAAAAGTACGGTATATTACAAAACTCTGGGATTGCGAAGTTCGAGGAATCATTTACATCCTTTATGATGAGAGATTTAATGCTCGTATCTGTTCATGCTTTATATGGTGCATTGCAAGGAGCGGATCAGCTTTTAGTAAATATGATAAATGGTGCAAAGCAGGGGAATGAAGAGAAAGAGAAGCAAGCGAAAAAATATGAAGCAGAGCGTGATCAACTACTTCATATTATTTCATCATATAGTGTGCTTGCTGAAGAGCAGGCGATGCAAAATGAAGTGAAAGAATTGCTTTATTACGTGCAACAGCGTCTATTCCTACGCTATAACGATGTGTTTACTGAATTTATTAATCCAGCATCGCTGCGAACGGACGGAAATGTGAAAGTGCAGTTGCAACAGTGCGTTATGGAATTAGTAGCATTTATTCAGCATGATTTATTACAAGAAATGCGTGCGACATCATTACGCATTGAAAAATGGATAGATGAAGCGATGAAACGTGCAAAGAATGAAATTGTGGTGAACTGTAAAGTAGAAAATGAATCAATTTCTATGAGTGGAACAGTGGATTATGAATATAAAGATATTACACATAAAGAACCGTTCCCTTCAGTTGAAATAAAAGATTTCAAAAAAGCATTGGCACATTTTAAAAATGAAAAAAGCTTTTTTGAAAAAAATGATAAAGCTTTCATGCAAGAAGAGGCTAAAGTTGTATTAGAGCCTTTCGTATCAAACTATGTAGCTGATGAAAAAGATTTATTTGTTCATCATTATAAGCAAGAATGGGATATGAAATGGAACTTATTCCAAAAAGTGATGCAGCAAGATGTGATGAATTATTATGAAAGTATATTATTTGCATTGGCTGAAACGATTGATGTATCACTATATGAACAAAGTAAAGAACAATTGCACAATCAGTTAGTAGAGATTGAAAAAGAAATTTATGTTATATAGTCGTTATGAGAAAAAGATTCGTTCAATTTTCTTTTGCAGTACAGTATCTAAAGATTTGACAAATCCAGCAAATTCATCGGTAGAAATCATATGAGTAAGAACGAGTCGTCTGCCATCTGGTGTTTCACCGCATAAGACGAATGAAGAAAATTCGTATGTTTTATTTTCAACTACTAATTTTGGATAGGAATACGTGTCGCTTTTCTTCTTCTTTCCATCAATAGAGATGACGTTGCATTTTTTCTCATTGTTGTCCATGGTGAATCCCTCCTTTCTATTATTTATGGTAGACAAGGAGGGTTTAGAACAATAGAGATGGGGGGATTTTTTATGTCTTTTGTAATAGAACGTATTTTAAAAGAGGCTATACCGAAGTCTTTATTGCTACTTGCTGATCCAAGTGAACGGCAAATAGCTATATATGTACAAAGAGGGTTAACATACGTAGCAAAGCAAAGGGGCAGCATCATCGGTGTGTATGTTCTTTTGGAAACAAGGCCGAAGACGATGGAAATCATGAATATTGCGGTTGCAGAGCATTTGCAAGGAAAAGGGATTGGGAAGAAGCTATTAAGGCATGCCGTAGAAACTGCTAAAGGATATGGTATGTCAAAACTTGAAATTGGTACAGGCAATTCTAGTGTTTCTCAACTTGCTTTATATCAAAAATGTGGATTTCGTATTTTTTCTATTGATTTTGATTACTTTTCGAAGCATTATGAAGAAGAGATTATTGAAAATGGCATTGTATGCCGTGATATGATTCGGCTTGCAATGGAATTGAATTAGAACGTATAACTTATTTAGGGGGAAGAGAAGATGGAAGTACATAAAGCAATTACAGCACATTCTCGTAAACAAAATGAAAGTGTAAAAGCATGTTTACAATTAGATGCGCAGCGTGAAGCAGCTATTGAAGCAGCCGTATCTCTTGCGTCAAATGGGAAAGAATTTTCGGTTGATGTCATTAATGTTGTAACAAAGCAAATTAATGATCTTGCAAAAAATGGTGTTACCTTGCAGCGTAAATATGTTACAGAAGAAATGGTTATGGAGTATGTAAGTCGTTTGCAAGAGAAAGAAGGTCGTTAAAGATGATAGTTACAGTCGAATGGTTACGTGAGCATATAGAAGATGAGAACGTCCGTATAATCGATTGTCGTTTTGATTTAGCGAATCCTAATTGGGGTAGAGAAAAGTATGAGGAAGAACATATCCCTCATGCGTTATATTTTGATTTAAATTTAGATTTATCAAGTCC
This genomic interval carries:
- a CDS encoding dynamin family protein; protein product: MTNIVQTNGMKKLVCFYEEWQKHGDAENSLKLFEVIQKYKQEQLMIAFCGHFSAGKSTMMNHLYKAQLLPTSPIPTSANVVKIEKGMDRVVVTVKSGEQYEYDGAYSAEELKQICKDGDEVIGVHIYRNDAPIPEGVMLVDTPGIDSTDDAHQLATESTLHLADVIFYMMDYNHVQSEVNLQFVKELKQRNKTVYLVVNQIDKHKENELSFEDYKDSVKQSFSNWDIEVDGVYYTSLRMMNHTHNEIGSLETLITSIMKEKEQYVRDGMERETEYLMGEHFSFILSENEKALLKYEEELASPLSILEIVEKKEKLTETQRREAGKESHVRNEFIKGLQAILDNAYLMPFEMRELANAYLETKLTKFKVGLLFAKGKTEQEKQRRLDAFYSALQKTVETQLDFHVKEFIVTFLKEEGLFTEEIGKDIYALEIAFGPEMLAEVIKQGAGFTGDYLLLYTADVANELKKRYFTKAQQIFDKSAVVLKQKVKEAVARMEEEIEKYTMLQTAKETKLQYSNNLETYESYLQNVWHERIATPEGLQIEEILQSKTQIVSEKFTLQEQESVNSNVMAREEEIKGTAALNIQRILEKVKKAETILEPLPALKHVQQEVIEKRRRVETKQFTVALFGAFSAGKSSFANALLGEKVLPVSPNPTTATINQILPVTEEKPHGTVIVQFKSKQALLEDMKAVYKLFHYEITTLDEALAQIDKVMKYPSPTGKQKTTFSFLRAVQKGYDTVSAHLGEQVQVTLEEFSDYVANEEKSCFVEYMELYYDCALTRQGVALVDTPGADSINARHTDVAFQYIKNADAILFVTYYNHVFSRADREFLIQLGRVKDTFALDKMFFLINAADLAESEEELEMVKGYIADQLLQYGIRNPRLFAISSLCALEEKQGKNIEKEKYGILQNSGIAKFEESFTSFMMRDLMLVSVHALYGALQGADQLLVNMINGAKQGNEEKEKQAKKYEAERDQLLHIISSYSVLAEEQAMQNEVKELLYYVQQRLFLRYNDVFTEFINPASLRTDGNVKVQLQQCVMELVAFIQHDLLQEMRATSLRIEKWIDEAMKRAKNEIVVNCKVENESISMSGTVDYEYKDITHKEPFPSVEIKDFKKALAHFKNEKSFFEKNDKAFMQEEAKVVLEPFVSNYVADEKDLFVHHYKQEWDMKWNLFQKVMQQDVMNYYESILFALAETIDVSLYEQSKEQLHNQLVEIEKEIYVI
- a CDS encoding DUF3931 domain-containing protein → MDNNEKKCNVISIDGKKKKSDTYSYPKLVVENKTYEFSSFVLCGETPDGRRLVLTHMISTDEFAGFVKSLDTVLQKKIERIFFS
- a CDS encoding GNAT family N-acetyltransferase — its product is MSFVIERILKEAIPKSLLLLADPSERQIAIYVQRGLTYVAKQRGSIIGVYVLLETRPKTMEIMNIAVAEHLQGKGIGKKLLRHAVETAKGYGMSKLEIGTGNSSVSQLALYQKCGFRIFSIDFDYFSKHYEEEIIENGIVCRDMIRLAMELN
- a CDS encoding YpbS family protein, whose product is MEVHKAITAHSRKQNESVKACLQLDAQREAAIEAAVSLASNGKEFSVDVINVVTKQINDLAKNGVTLQRKYVTEEMVMEYVSRLQEKEGR